A genomic region of Methanobacterium sp. SMA-27 contains the following coding sequences:
- a CDS encoding DUF1616 domain-containing protein: MKNPLPKGIVLIILLTVISMFCIVYFPLNKYPINLVSYLLLGLFLPGYAFMVATYPLKNDLSMFKRISGSIIISGLLALLLLLISYYQIIGISYSSVFLLIGILTILLSIDALGGSRRNSKEDNFKPNEEIAIYNIHHSIKDISIVIFLTLLSLVILSIPIKYMGNSFIYILKPVFSYLLIFIVSGYAFWAALIPRKQLKAKRLLLTLIFGIMLFIVSYFLLKFNPLKGPSLVFTSILSIFIGLMCIITILRRINTPKIEKYPGKKYDVSKQEVVYEKVESKSPANEKLIRDDKKLDIIYNEQGSSNFITNEHTLQESPKIRFKSLDLLLIAITTVISIIYILNPILNNTVLEPVLGIILILFLPGYAIISVIFPKKDYLYGIERLALSFAFPLIGLAIFIFLTNSAAVLISLKSLSIVISVFTILMVLIGFIRRRRVADDDRFYLNFGGSKTRKILTIILILSIILAISTAVYIIFKPNQNGSTNFNILSPVGNASVYPTNLTVGENGTVILGIVNNESKTVDYHLIINSNGVVISEQNLTLTKGENKEIPYTFTAGSVGYKKIEFLLYKMPDNTNIYRSQYIYVNMV; the protein is encoded by the coding sequence ATGAAAAACCCACTCCCTAAAGGCATTGTACTGATAATTCTGCTAACAGTTATATCCATGTTTTGTATAGTTTATTTTCCATTAAATAAATATCCGATTAATTTAGTTTCATACTTACTCCTAGGATTGTTTTTACCCGGTTACGCATTTATGGTAGCCACATATCCTCTGAAAAATGATTTGAGCATGTTCAAACGAATTTCAGGAAGTATCATTATAAGTGGTTTGTTAGCTCTTCTTTTATTATTGATATCCTATTATCAAATTATTGGAATCAGTTATTCAAGTGTATTCCTTTTAATTGGAATTTTGACTATTTTATTATCCATTGATGCTTTAGGAGGGAGTAGGCGAAATTCAAAAGAAGATAATTTTAAACCAAATGAAGAGATAGCGATTTATAATATTCATCATTCAATTAAAGACATTTCTATTGTTATATTTTTGACCTTGCTCTCTCTGGTTATTCTGTCAATACCCATAAAATACATGGGGAACTCTTTCATTTACATTTTAAAACCTGTTTTTAGCTATTTATTAATATTTATAGTTTCTGGCTACGCATTTTGGGCAGCATTAATCCCAAGAAAGCAACTTAAAGCTAAAAGATTACTTCTCACTTTGATCTTTGGAATAATGCTATTTATTGTATCTTACTTCCTATTAAAGTTCAACCCTTTAAAAGGACCTTCACTCGTTTTTACAAGCATATTATCAATATTTATAGGCTTAATGTGTATAATAACCATTTTGAGGAGAATAAATACTCCAAAAATAGAGAAATATCCAGGTAAAAAATATGATGTTAGTAAACAAGAAGTTGTATATGAAAAAGTAGAATCCAAAAGTCCAGCTAATGAAAAACTCATTAGAGATGATAAAAAGTTGGATATAATTTACAATGAGCAAGGATCTAGTAACTTTATTACTAACGAACATACTTTACAGGAAAGCCCTAAAATACGTTTTAAATCATTGGATCTGTTATTAATAGCTATTACAACTGTTATATCCATTATATATATTTTAAATCCAATATTAAACAATACTGTACTTGAACCTGTTCTGGGGATAATATTAATATTATTTTTACCAGGATATGCTATAATTTCAGTTATATTTCCAAAGAAAGATTATTTATATGGTATTGAGCGTTTAGCACTGAGTTTTGCTTTCCCATTAATTGGTTTAGCAATATTTATATTTTTAACTAATTCCGCAGCGGTTTTAATTAGTTTGAAATCATTATCAATCGTAATTTCCGTTTTTACAATTCTAATGGTTTTAATAGGATTTATCAGAAGGAGAAGAGTAGCAGATGATGATAGGTTCTATTTGAATTTTGGTGGATCAAAAACAAGGAAAATTCTTACGATAATTTTAATCCTGTCAATTATATTAGCTATTTCAACTGCTGTTTATATTATTTTCAAACCCAATCAGAATGGATCAACCAATTTCAACATTTTAAGTCCAGTAGGTAATGCATCGGTTTATCCTACGAATCTGACTGTTGGAGAAAATGGTACGGTAATATTAGGCATTGTAAATAATGAATCTAAAACTGTTGATTATCATCTAATTATTAACTCTAACGGTGTGGTTATAAGTGAACAGAATTTAACACTGACAAAAGGTGAAAATAAAGAGATTCCATATACTTTCACTGCAGGTTCTGTTGGTTATAAGAAAATTGAGTTTTTACTGTATAAAATGCCTGACAATACAAACATTTACAGATCACAGTATATTTATGTTAACATGGTTTAA
- a CDS encoding DUF166 domain-containing protein yields MNIKIFILSSGDYGSRIINNIANRGFASAIVGLHEFPEDLPEFIDDFNNYIPKDLPECDLILSLGLKGDINMILAEIASKTGAKSAIIEIHNPVQLPSGLQREIEASSNGLKIVFAKPFCSLKPVGDKIIDEFVKYFGKPEIEIEGERFVKKINVIRGAPCGSTWYVAERLEGIPLEDVELESGNKIHNYPCIASMATDSVIGDTILHLAGYKIKEAVKESLGFATKSAVVDESSCNGGEDCEYLCIEVCPNIKIGDNTIKVNDNSKAVINSASCGCCEICIRICPYGAIEIIEERMEL; encoded by the coding sequence ATGAATATAAAAATATTTATACTAAGTTCTGGTGATTATGGTTCCAGAATAATTAATAACATTGCAAATAGAGGATTTGCATCAGCCATAGTGGGTTTACATGAATTTCCAGAAGATCTTCCAGAATTTATTGATGATTTTAATAATTACATACCTAAAGATCTACCCGAATGTGATCTTATACTCTCACTAGGACTTAAAGGTGATATAAATATGATATTAGCAGAAATAGCTTCTAAAACCGGGGCTAAATCTGCTATAATAGAGATACATAATCCTGTCCAATTACCTTCCGGACTTCAAAGAGAGATAGAAGCCTCTTCAAATGGATTAAAGATAGTTTTTGCCAAACCTTTCTGTTCCCTAAAACCAGTGGGAGATAAAATAATAGATGAATTCGTAAAATATTTTGGAAAACCCGAAATTGAAATTGAGGGAGAAAGGTTTGTAAAAAAAATAAATGTTATTAGAGGAGCTCCATGTGGTTCTACATGGTATGTGGCTGAAAGGCTTGAAGGTATCCCCTTGGAAGATGTAGAATTAGAATCCGGAAACAAAATCCATAACTATCCATGTATAGCTTCCATGGCCACAGATTCTGTTATTGGTGATACAATATTACATCTTGCAGGCTATAAAATCAAGGAAGCTGTTAAGGAAAGTTTGGGATTTGCAACCAAATCAGCTGTTGTTGATGAGTCATCATGTAATGGTGGTGAAGATTGTGAATATCTCTGTATTGAGGTTTGTCCTAATATTAAAATTGGAGACAATACCATTAAAGTGAATGATAACAGTAAAGCTGTTATTAACTCTGCATCTTGTGGCTGTTGTGAAATATGTATCAGAATATGTCCTTACGGTGCAATTGAAATAATTGAAGAAAGAATGGAATTATAG
- a CDS encoding GDP-mannose 4,6-dehydratase, which translates to MSWNDKNVLITGANGFVGSYLAEELLKNGSNVYGLIQRGTGDLYSTNLTDHGLENDLKLIEGDLTDITSLANALDESEPDYVFHLAAQSFVPASFKNPLATQMINGIGTANLLDAIRIKEYNPKTIFAGSSEEYGMIITSQEQYEQVKSQYKNIFPEPEEIPELPIKETNPLRPMSPYATSKVYGDFLMRNYFNSFGLNTIVSRAFNHEGAGRGVMFVTSVITDQVAKLKSGQIDRIKIGNLNSFKDWSHVKDIIMGYMKLALNGKSGDVYNQGAMRTNSVLSYILLSLEQAGYTINRIETFKGEKKVSNPTEIDANPIFGVKFDKTLVDRKMLEEDLEYSITDKGINVWTDQGKIVVEFNPNRFRPAEVPIMLADTRKIQKIGAKTNYSIKDIINDQLNYLNK; encoded by the coding sequence ATGAGTTGGAATGATAAAAATGTTTTAATCACAGGTGCCAATGGTTTTGTTGGGTCATATCTGGCAGAGGAACTTCTAAAAAATGGATCTAATGTTTATGGATTGATACAAAGAGGAACAGGAGATTTGTATTCTACAAATCTGACAGATCATGGTTTAGAAAACGATCTTAAACTTATTGAAGGTGATTTAACCGATATAACTTCTCTTGCCAATGCATTAGATGAATCAGAACCAGATTATGTTTTTCATTTGGCTGCACAATCTTTTGTTCCTGCTTCATTCAAGAATCCTTTGGCAACACAAATGATAAATGGTATAGGAACTGCAAATCTTTTAGATGCAATCAGAATTAAAGAATATAATCCAAAAACAATTTTTGCAGGTTCAAGTGAAGAATATGGCATGATAATAACATCACAAGAACAGTATGAACAGGTGAAATCACAATACAAGAATATTTTTCCCGAACCTGAAGAAATTCCCGAACTACCTATAAAAGAAACCAATCCCCTTAGACCTATGTCACCCTATGCAACTTCAAAGGTTTATGGTGATTTTCTAATGAGAAATTATTTTAATTCATTTGGATTGAACACTATTGTTTCCAGGGCTTTTAACCATGAAGGTGCTGGAAGGGGAGTTATGTTTGTAACATCTGTAATCACGGATCAGGTAGCAAAACTTAAATCTGGACAAATAGATCGGATTAAAATAGGAAATCTAAACTCATTTAAAGACTGGTCACATGTAAAAGACATTATTATGGGTTATATGAAACTAGCTTTAAATGGTAAATCTGGAGATGTTTATAATCAAGGAGCTATGAGAACCAATTCTGTATTGAGTTACATACTACTCAGTTTAGAACAAGCAGGTTATACTATTAATAGGATAGAAACATTCAAAGGTGAAAAAAAAGTATCAAACCCTACAGAAATAGATGCTAATCCAATCTTTGGTGTTAAATTCGATAAAACACTTGTTGATCGAAAGATGCTAGAAGAGGATCTTGAATATTCAATTACAGATAAAGGAATTAATGTATGGACAGACCAGGGAAAAATTGTTGTAGAATTTAATCCAAACAGATTCAGACCAGCAGAGGTTCCAATAATGCTAGCCGACACAAGGAAGATTCAAAAAATTGGCGCTAAAACAAATTATTCCATAAAGGATATCATAAATGATCAGCTAAATTATTTAAATAAATAG
- a CDS encoding alpha/beta hydrolase → MSTTKNSKRSPLLFIAGSDDHIVPAAVSKSNYGKYKDSTAVTDFHEFEGRSYLIMLEKGWEEVVDYIEQWITKIL, encoded by the coding sequence ATGTCAACTACAAAAAATAGCAAAAGAAGTCCGCTTTTGTTTATTGCGGGTAGTGATGATCATATAGTACCCGCAGCTGTAAGTAAATCAAACTATGGTAAATACAAAGATTCCACAGCTGTAACTGATTTTCACGAGTTCGAAGGTCGTTCATATTTGATCATGTTAGAAAAGGGCTGGGAAGAAGTAGTAGATTATATTGAACAATGGATAACAAAGATATTATAA
- a CDS encoding DUF1616 domain-containing protein, whose protein sequence is MKNPFRKDIMLVIILTIVSIVSIILYPLTKYPLNLVSYIPLALFLPGYVFIATKYPLKDDLGLLKRIIGSIIISVLLTLLLILITNIKILGINLTSAILLIGIFTILLSFNALKKDTTINEDDDVKTIDKTSFISKDLLLIFLTTLLAIIFIVTPKLNETFIRTILGLFLILFIPGYSLIAALFPKKDDLNGIERAALSFGLSIAVTPLIGLALNYTPWGIRLTPILISLSAFTIIMVLIAYIRRRSVPEDEKFYVNFGGFFSSIKGMFKGESKTSRILSIILIISIILAIGTTAYIIVKPKQGETFTEFYLLGPGGKASDYPTNLTVGQNASVIIGVVNHEYKTVDYNVVVTSDGVIMSEQNITLTNGNKTEIPYNFTVSSTGTKKIEFLLYKLPDTTNIYRSLHLFVNVV, encoded by the coding sequence ATGAAAAATCCATTTCGTAAAGACATTATGCTGGTAATCATATTAACCATTGTATCTATTGTATCTATAATTTTATATCCTTTAACTAAATATCCACTTAATCTGGTTTCATATATACCTCTTGCATTGTTTTTACCAGGTTACGTATTTATAGCAACCAAATATCCTCTGAAAGATGATCTGGGGTTGTTGAAACGTATCATAGGGAGCATTATAATAAGTGTATTATTAACTCTTCTTTTAATATTAATAACCAATATTAAAATTCTGGGAATAAATTTAACAAGCGCAATCCTGTTAATTGGAATTTTTACAATATTATTATCATTCAATGCATTAAAAAAAGATACAACAATAAATGAAGATGATGATGTCAAAACAATTGATAAAACAAGTTTCATATCAAAGGATCTTTTATTGATATTTTTAACCACTTTACTGGCTATAATATTTATTGTAACTCCCAAATTGAATGAGACTTTTATAAGAACAATTTTAGGACTATTTTTAATACTTTTTATACCAGGTTACTCGTTAATAGCTGCATTGTTCCCTAAAAAAGATGATTTAAATGGTATTGAACGGGCTGCTTTAAGTTTCGGTTTGAGTATTGCAGTCACCCCATTAATAGGGTTAGCGCTTAACTACACACCATGGGGAATTAGATTAACTCCTATACTAATTTCACTCTCGGCCTTTACAATTATAATGGTATTAATTGCATATATCCGTAGAAGAAGCGTTCCAGAAGATGAAAAATTTTATGTGAACTTTGGTGGATTTTTTAGTTCAATTAAAGGAATGTTTAAGGGAGAATCTAAAACAAGTAGAATACTTTCAATAATATTAATCATTTCAATAATCTTAGCCATAGGAACTACAGCATATATAATTGTCAAACCTAAGCAGGGTGAAACATTTACAGAATTTTATCTTTTAGGCCCCGGAGGTAAAGCATCAGATTATCCGACTAATTTAACTGTTGGACAGAACGCATCGGTTATAATAGGTGTTGTAAACCATGAATACAAAACAGTTGATTACAACGTAGTTGTTACCTCAGATGGTGTGATTATGAGTGAACAGAATATAACATTAACAAATGGTAACAAAACGGAAATCCCATACAACTTCACCGTCAGTTCGACAGGCACAAAGAAAATTGAGTTCCTTCTCTACAAACTTCCAGATACTACAAATATATACAGATCCTTACATTTGTTTGTGAACGTAGTTTAA
- a CDS encoding lasso peptide isopeptide bond-forming cyclase codes for MSAITGIFYRDGRSVDSKMIKKMNDQLSHRGLDGSKTWFEGSVAFGHQMLHTTPESLQEELPFIDDETGLVITADARIDNRKELSELLEMENNKNVPDSLFIIRAYEKWGESCPENLLGDFAFAIWDPDKEQLFCARDHMGVKPFYYHLSDDGFFFATEMKALFTISDVPYELNELKVALYLMQEDTDKKLTFYKNIFCLTAARSLRISQNHNQLEKYWELDPLHQIILDSDEEYIQRFQDIFAEAIQCRLRSAFPIGFELSGGLDSSSVVCMAKDISKNVHSNLTNINTFSMIFNDFPQVDESYYIKSVTDACEANPQLIISDKISPLEKIESILWHQEQPFYTPNMAILCNMYKTMKEDNIRIVLGGNGGDETVSHGKNYLRDLATSMQWKKLIREINGYSKRVNIGIFNLIIKEVLIPLTPIFLKNFYHEIVPFLIMKRSENKCFILNKEFVRSIDFECNNNSYFNQNKTIKTAKEAHYFDINNISNQSTMEMIDKIVSEFSIEPRYPFFDKRLVEFSYAIPTEMKFRFGWNRYIQRMAMDNILPKEVQWRPLKKFFNPVYEKNLLLFENNILKKIFCHENLMIKEYVDIEMIKEFYKEYNSGRGDIVSNRYIWLVTLLDLWLNESINKKKINLVNERRA; via the coding sequence ATGAGTGCTATAACTGGTATTTTTTATCGTGACGGAAGATCAGTCGATTCCAAAATGATAAAAAAAATGAATGATCAACTGAGCCACAGGGGGTTAGATGGATCAAAAACATGGTTTGAAGGCTCAGTGGCATTTGGTCACCAAATGTTACATACCACACCAGAATCCCTGCAAGAAGAATTACCATTCATAGATGACGAAACAGGACTTGTAATTACTGCAGATGCAAGGATTGACAACCGCAAAGAACTTTCAGAACTTTTAGAAATGGAAAATAATAAAAACGTGCCAGACAGCCTGTTTATCATCAGAGCCTATGAAAAATGGGGCGAATCTTGTCCTGAAAACCTTTTAGGAGATTTTGCATTTGCAATCTGGGATCCAGATAAAGAACAATTATTCTGTGCCAGGGATCATATGGGTGTTAAACCTTTCTATTATCATTTGTCAGACGATGGATTTTTCTTTGCAACTGAGATGAAGGCGCTTTTCACCATTTCTGATGTTCCTTATGAATTAAATGAACTAAAGGTAGCATTATATTTAATGCAAGAGGATACAGACAAAAAATTAACATTTTATAAAAATATTTTCTGTTTGACAGCTGCAAGATCATTACGCATCAGTCAAAATCATAATCAATTGGAAAAATATTGGGAATTAGACCCATTACATCAAATAATTTTAGATTCCGATGAAGAATATATCCAAAGATTTCAGGATATATTTGCAGAGGCTATACAATGTCGTTTAAGAAGTGCATTTCCTATAGGATTTGAATTAAGCGGAGGTTTGGATTCTTCATCGGTAGTATGTATGGCCAAAGATATATCAAAAAATGTTCATTCTAACCTAACAAATATTAATACATTTTCAATGATTTTCAATGATTTTCCTCAGGTTGATGAGAGTTATTATATAAAAAGTGTTACAGATGCTTGTGAAGCTAATCCTCAATTAATTATCAGTGATAAAATAAGTCCATTGGAAAAAATTGAAAGCATTTTATGGCATCAAGAACAGCCTTTCTATACTCCCAATATGGCAATACTTTGTAATATGTACAAAACAATGAAAGAAGATAATATACGCATTGTTTTAGGTGGTAATGGTGGTGATGAAACTGTTTCTCATGGAAAAAATTACCTCAGAGATCTTGCTACAAGTATGCAGTGGAAAAAGTTGATAAGAGAAATAAATGGTTACTCAAAACGCGTTAACATTGGTATTTTTAATTTAATTATAAAAGAAGTTCTTATACCATTAACTCCAATATTTCTGAAGAATTTTTATCATGAAATTGTACCTTTTTTAATAATGAAACGGTCTGAAAATAAATGTTTTATTCTAAATAAAGAATTTGTAAGATCAATAGATTTTGAATGTAATAATAATTCCTATTTTAATCAAAATAAAACAATTAAAACTGCTAAAGAGGCCCATTATTTTGACATTAATAATATTTCAAACCAGAGCACAATGGAAATGATAGATAAAATTGTTTCAGAATTTTCTATTGAACCTAGATATCCATTTTTTGATAAAAGATTAGTAGAATTTAGTTATGCAATACCAACAGAAATGAAATTCAGATTTGGTTGGAACAGGTATATACAGAGAATGGCAATGGATAATATTCTACCTAAAGAGGTTCAATGGCGTCCTTTAAAAAAATTTTTTAACCCAGTATATGAAAAAAATCTTTTATTATTCGAGAACAATATTTTAAAAAAGATTTTTTGCCATGAAAATCTCATG
- a CDS encoding DUF1616 domain-containing protein yields the protein MLGAGDMAGNYPTNLSVNETANVTIGIVNHEHSTATYNMITTLNGTIISYENYTLVNNETKLINYSFQPIISGHQSLEFKLYKLPDNNTVYRSLLLYLNVN from the coding sequence ATTTTAGGTGCAGGTGATATGGCAGGGAATTATCCGACCAATTTGAGTGTTAATGAAACTGCAAATGTTACAATTGGGATTGTTAACCATGAACATTCCACAGCAACATATAACATGATAACAACTTTAAACGGTACAATAATATCATATGAAAATTATACGCTGGTGAATAATGAAACCAAATTGATAAATTATTCATTCCAACCAATAATATCTGGTCATCAATCTTTAGAATTTAAACTCTATAAATTACCGGATAACAATACAGTTTATCGTTCACTATTACTGTATTTGAATGTGAATTAA
- a CDS encoding type II CAAX prenyl endopeptidase Rce1 family protein codes for MDRKNVQEFLERGSKFHKLGAFEEALKYYNKALDYLKNEDDKKTEADILLEMGNIYIESEDYKNGQDYYEKSLKAYQQAEDKSGEGYALTGIGLIQEKLGKFVEARGYYLDAINKFDNKKEQERKAVVQSLVGGTYESQDAWEDAIIEYESSATIFEKIGEHDRVKHINKLIHEISSKRSKVKTTRNEKILAVTYLIGLIIAELCVTFLNKELGLVLETVILFALLINSSFNVSHNYSILLRSMMVLPMIRIIGLSIPLMQVPALYWFPVIAVPLFAASYTIMRSQGLTRKHVGLIWGNKKIQLLIALTGIFLGTIEYLILQPKPLISTLNPVNLIIASVILIISTGLAEELLFRGIIQKNAENVYGTVLGLLYTALLFTALHIGWNSFYDLIFVFSVALFYGYAFQKTRSIIGVTLSHGISNTFLFLIVPFYAPVLFHFL; via the coding sequence ATGGATCGGAAGAATGTACAAGAATTTTTAGAAAGAGGATCAAAGTTTCATAAACTTGGTGCTTTTGAAGAGGCATTAAAGTACTATAATAAGGCATTGGATTATCTTAAAAATGAAGATGATAAAAAAACTGAAGCAGATATACTTCTTGAAATGGGCAACATCTACATTGAAAGTGAAGACTACAAAAATGGACAAGATTACTATGAAAAATCTTTGAAAGCATATCAACAAGCTGAAGATAAAAGTGGTGAAGGATATGCTCTAACTGGAATTGGATTAATACAAGAAAAGTTAGGAAAATTTGTTGAAGCAAGAGGATATTATTTAGATGCTATCAACAAATTTGATAATAAAAAGGAACAGGAAAGGAAAGCAGTTGTACAATCACTTGTTGGTGGAACCTATGAATCACAAGATGCATGGGAAGATGCAATAATAGAATATGAAAGTTCAGCTACAATTTTTGAAAAGATAGGTGAACACGACAGGGTAAAACATATCAACAAACTGATCCATGAAATTTCTAGCAAACGTTCTAAAGTTAAAACAACAAGAAACGAGAAAATACTTGCTGTTACATATTTAATTGGATTAATCATTGCAGAGTTATGTGTCACTTTTTTGAATAAGGAACTTGGACTTGTTTTGGAAACTGTTATACTTTTCGCACTTCTGATAAATTCATCATTTAATGTTTCCCATAACTATTCTATTCTACTTAGATCCATGATGGTATTGCCAATGATAAGGATTATTGGTCTTTCTATACCATTAATGCAAGTGCCTGCATTATATTGGTTCCCTGTAATTGCAGTACCTCTATTTGCTGCTTCATATACTATTATGAGGAGTCAAGGACTTACAAGAAAACATGTAGGGTTAATTTGGGGTAATAAAAAGATACAGCTATTAATAGCTTTAACCGGTATATTTTTGGGGACCATTGAATATTTGATACTTCAACCTAAACCATTAATTTCTACATTAAATCCTGTAAATTTGATTATTGCATCGGTCATATTGATCATCTCAACAGGATTAGCAGAGGAACTTTTATTCAGAGGGATTATTCAAAAAAATGCTGAAAATGTTTATGGTACCGTATTAGGGCTTTTATATACTGCTTTATTATTTACAGCTCTCCACATCGGATGGAACTCTTTTTACGATCTTATATTTGTATTCTCTGTAGCACTGTTCTATGGTTATGCATTCCAAAAAACAAGAAGTATAATAGGAGTAACTCTCTCACACGGAATATCTAATACATTCCTCTTTTTAATAGTGCCATTTTATGCACCTGTACTTTTCCATTTCCTTTAA
- a CDS encoding glycosyltransferase — MYKNKILVVDENRLDAIKIKEKLEKLGYKILTATTGKEGIKIAIENNPEIILVDLQLTGKMSGIEAVKKIHTYHNIPVIYMTDYWDEEILEKVKLTNPYGFIVKPLKISEVNANIQMAIYKHQSDSNKREFSERITAIIPAYNEQVTIGSVVLKTKMYVNRVIVVDDGSTDKTVEIAVLAGAEIIRHKTNMGKGKALKTGFEVSKGAQIIVTLDADGQHSSSDIPKLVKPIIDGEADIVNGSRYIDGDDKNTPSYRRVGQTVLDKATNFNAKTHITDSQSGLRAFASYTIPAFKFRETGYGIESEMIIEASNAGFKIVEVPIGVRYDVDGSKMNPLSHGIGVLVKVLQDIEFNRPLYYFTIPGVIMIAVGLISGLIFFGSYLDHRSSSLAPTILAALLTIAGTFIAFTGIILHSISRMIERVLD, encoded by the coding sequence ATGTACAAGAATAAAATTTTAGTTGTAGATGAGAATAGATTAGATGCAATTAAAATTAAAGAAAAACTTGAAAAATTAGGTTATAAAATATTAACAGCTACAACCGGTAAAGAAGGAATAAAGATTGCAATTGAAAATAATCCTGAAATTATTCTTGTAGATTTACAGCTAACAGGAAAAATGAGTGGAATAGAAGCTGTAAAAAAAATTCATACATACCACAATATTCCTGTTATCTATATGACAGATTATTGGGATGAAGAGATATTAGAAAAGGTTAAATTAACTAATCCCTATGGTTTTATTGTAAAACCCTTAAAAATAAGCGAAGTCAATGCCAATATCCAAATGGCAATTTACAAACATCAATCTGACAGTAACAAAAGAGAATTTTCAGAACGTATTACAGCAATAATACCTGCTTACAACGAACAAGTAACAATTGGAAGTGTTGTTTTAAAAACCAAGATGTATGTCAACAGGGTAATTGTTGTAGATGATGGAAGTACTGATAAAACAGTGGAAATAGCTGTTCTTGCTGGTGCAGAAATTATAAGACATAAAACCAATATGGGTAAAGGAAAGGCTCTTAAAACAGGTTTTGAAGTTTCAAAAGGTGCACAAATAATTGTGACATTGGATGCTGATGGTCAACATAGTTCATCAGATATACCGAAACTTGTAAAGCCCATAATTGATGGAGAAGCCGATATTGTTAATGGAAGTAGATATATTGATGGTGATGATAAAAATACTCCATCTTATAGGAGAGTTGGTCAAACTGTTTTGGATAAGGCAACAAACTTCAATGCAAAAACCCATATAACAGATAGTCAAAGTGGGCTCAGGGCATTTGCATCTTATACAATTCCTGCATTTAAATTCAGAGAAACAGGTTATGGTATTGAAAGTGAGATGATAATAGAAGCTTCAAATGCTGGATTTAAAATCGTAGAAGTTCCAATAGGAGTACGGTACGATGTTGATGGTTCTAAAATGAATCCTTTAAGCCATGGTATTGGTGTATTGGTTAAAGTTCTTCAGGATATAGAATTCAATAGACCCCTTTATTATTTCACAATACCTGGAGTTATTATGATAGCAGTAGGTTTAATATCCGGTTTAATATTCTTTGGATCTTATCTCGATCATAGAAGTAGTAGTCTTGCACCAACAATATTAGCAGCATTGTTAACAATAGCTGGAACATTTATAGCATTTACCGGAATAATACTACATTCAATTAGCAGAATGATTGAAAGAGTCTTAGACTAA